In candidate division WOR-3 bacterium, a single window of DNA contains:
- a CDS encoding tetratricopeptide repeat protein, translated as MKKLFITISLLFFSCVSNPHSTSVKIYMQQENFTKMIEEAEKWAKEEPNNPEPYLWISRGYTYMNKYKEGANYLFKSLDMGLKKPLEEVDKTTLFNAGIISGQEKDYDFAIKCFNKLKEIEPQNPKVYMNLAAFYQGKGETQKAKEILEEGYNKNQGDPQMSYYLARFYLEENIAKAEEIVRNNINKELTPDLKAKYYELLGEIYTNKENYEEAEKYFKEAYKSDSSNINYLFNIALSNFFLKKYDESIKYFERYAKKNPEDAYAYEYIGRSYHLSKNYTKAIEFYKKSLSLRESSNVYRLMADCLSRIDKKNEALEAFKKAEALEKEGK; from the coding sequence ATGAAAAAATTATTTATAACAATCTCATTATTATTTTTTTCCTGTGTATCAAATCCCCATTCCACATCTGTAAAAATATATATGCAACAAGAAAATTTTACAAAAATGATAGAAGAAGCTGAAAAATGGGCAAAAGAAGAACCAAATAACCCTGAACCTTACCTATGGATTTCAAGAGGCTACACTTATATGAATAAATATAAAGAGGGAGCAAATTACCTTTTTAAATCCCTTGATATGGGATTGAAAAAACCACTTGAGGAAGTTGATAAAACAACCCTTTTTAACGCAGGAATTATATCGGGTCAAGAAAAAGATTATGACTTTGCAATAAAATGCTTCAATAAACTAAAGGAAATTGAACCTCAAAACCCAAAAGTCTATATGAATCTTGCTGCTTTTTATCAAGGGAAAGGGGAAACTCAAAAAGCAAAGGAAATTCTGGAGGAGGGATACAATAAAAACCAAGGAGATCCCCAAATGTCCTATTATCTTGCGAGATTTTATTTAGAGGAGAATATAGCAAAAGCAGAGGAAATAGTAAGAAATAACATAAATAAAGAACTTACCCCTGACTTAAAAGCAAAATACTACGAATTGCTCGGTGAAATTTACACAAATAAAGAAAATTATGAAGAAGCAGAGAAATATTTTAAAGAAGCTTACAAATCCGATTCCTCAAACATCAATTATCTCTTTAATATCGCCCTTTCCAATTTCTTTTTAAAAAAATATGATGAATCAATTAAATATTTTGAAAGATATGCAAAGAAAAATCCTGAAGATGCTTATGCTTATGAGTATATTGGAAGATCATATCATCTATCAAAAAATTATACAAAGGCTATCGAATTCTATAAAAAATCCCTTTCCCTCAGGGAAAGTTCAAATGTATACAGATTAATGGCAGATTGCCTTTCAAGAATTGACAAAAAAAATGAAGCCCTTGAAGCCTTCAAAAAGGCAGAAGCACTGGAAAAGGAGGGAAAATGA
- a CDS encoding DegT/DnrJ/EryC1/StrS family aminotransferase, whose amino-acid sequence MKKIKLQDLYTPYTEIKEELFPLLEKIFSEMNLYLGPYQEEFEKKFAEYCGTKYFVSLSSGTDALHLALRGAGVEKDDEVILPSFTFFATLEAVWMVGAKPIFAEIKEDDFTIDPEDVRKKITKKTKAIILVHIFGTPCDMDEFWKIKENYPDIILIEDAAQAHGAIYRDKKVGNLGDVSAFSFYYTKNLGALGEAGGVSTNNKKIYEKIKLLRNHGQNKSYFSEIMGFNFRMDEIQAAILLLKLKHLDKWNSRRREIAKIYYENLKSLKEIKLIKENKEKNSVYHLFVIRTKERDKLKEYLKKEGIETGIHYPVPCHLQPAAKFYGFKEGDLKITEKISKEVLSLPSHPHLKDEEVNFICEKIKEFYL is encoded by the coding sequence ATGAAAAAAATAAAATTACAGGACCTTTATACACCTTATACTGAAATAAAGGAAGAACTTTTTCCACTCCTTGAAAAGATTTTTTCTGAAATGAATTTATACCTGGGGCCATACCAAGAGGAGTTTGAAAAAAAATTTGCTGAGTATTGTGGAACAAAGTATTTTGTTTCCTTATCTTCTGGAACAGATGCATTACATCTTGCCTTAAGGGGAGCAGGGGTAGAAAAGGATGATGAAGTAATTTTACCTTCCTTTACCTTTTTTGCAACTCTTGAAGCTGTCTGGATGGTTGGAGCAAAACCTATCTTTGCTGAAATAAAAGAAGATGATTTTACAATTGATCCTGAAGATGTAAGGAAAAAAATAACTAAAAAAACAAAAGCAATAATTTTAGTACATATCTTTGGAACTCCCTGTGATATGGATGAATTCTGGAAAATCAAAGAAAATTACCCAGATATTATTTTAATTGAAGATGCAGCACAAGCCCATGGAGCTATTTACAGAGATAAAAAAGTCGGTAATTTAGGTGATGTTTCCGCTTTCAGTTTTTACTATACAAAAAATCTCGGTGCTCTTGGAGAAGCTGGGGGGGTTTCAACAAATAACAAAAAAATTTATGAAAAAATAAAACTTTTAAGAAATCACGGGCAGAATAAAAGCTACTTTAGTGAAATTATGGGCTTCAATTTTAGAATGGATGAAATTCAAGCTGCTATATTACTTTTAAAACTCAAACATCTTGATAAATGGAATTCAAGGAGAAGAGAAATAGCAAAAATTTATTACGAAAACCTTAAAAGTTTAAAGGAAATAAAACTTATAAAGGAAAATAAAGAAAAAAATTCAGTTTATCATCTATTCGTCATAAGAACAAAAGAAAGAGATAAATTAAAAGAGTATCTAAAAAAAGAAGGTATTGAAACAGGTATTCATTATCCAGTCCCCTGTCACTTACAACCTGCTGCTAAATTTTATGGTTTTAAAGAAGGTGATTTAAAAATAACTGAAAAAATATCTAAAGAAGTTCTCTCACTACCCTCACATCCACATTTAAAAGATGAGGAAGTGAATTTTATTTGTGAAAAAATTAAAGAATTTTATTTATAA
- a CDS encoding NAD(P)H-dependent oxidoreductase has product MKQKRRIKLIGIAGSLREKSFNRRILREIKKNCPSDVKFEIIEIGNIPLFNQDIEESGTPESVIKLKKKIKNCDGMIFITPEYNHSVSGVLKNVIDWISRGENPLKGKLCAIGGVTTGNFGTARAQKHLIDILFSLKAFIYPETLMISNADEKFDKNLKLKDRKTQEKIKKFFNNFLDFLRKFSYHYEI; this is encoded by the coding sequence ATGAAGCAAAAGAGGAGAATTAAACTTATTGGAATAGCAGGAAGTTTAAGAGAGAAATCTTTCAACAGAAGAATATTAAGGGAAATTAAAAAAAACTGTCCCAGTGATGTAAAATTTGAAATTATTGAAATAGGAAATATACCTCTTTTTAATCAAGATATTGAAGAAAGTGGAACACCCGAAAGTGTTATCAAATTAAAGAAAAAAATAAAAAATTGTGATGGGATGATATTCATAACACCAGAATATAATCATTCAGTTTCTGGTGTTTTAAAAAATGTTATAGACTGGATTTCAAGAGGAGAAAATCCACTTAAAGGTAAACTATGTGCAATAGGCGGAGTAACAACTGGAAATTTTGGAACAGCAAGAGCACAGAAACATCTTATTGATATCCTTTTTTCTCTTAAAGCTTTTATATACCCTGAAACCCTCATGATATCTAATGCTGATGAAAAATTTGACAAAAATCTTAAATTAAAAGATAGAAAAACACAAGAAAAAATAAAAAAATTTTTTAATAATTTTTTAGATTTTCTCAGAAAATTTTCTTATCATTATGAAATATGA
- a CDS encoding metal-dependent transcriptional regulator, with product MKKNDLPKSLIRYLRCIYVLSQKRKVVRVKEIALRINVTTSAATQAIKELAKRGLILHEHYGFVELTEKGEKIARDFYEKAQFFINFFTQFLNIPEEIAEEDACKMINIFNSITIEKFKNFIERIKKQKVLLK from the coding sequence ATGAAAAAAAATGATTTACCTAAATCCCTAATAAGATATCTGAGGTGTATATATGTTCTGAGTCAGAAAAGAAAGGTTGTGAGGGTTAAGGAAATAGCTTTAAGAATTAATGTTACCACCTCTGCTGCTACCCAGGCTATAAAGGAATTAGCTAAAAGAGGACTTATTTTACACGAACACTATGGATTTGTAGAATTAACAGAAAAGGGAGAGAAAATCGCTCGGGATTTTTATGAAAAGGCTCAATTCTTTATAAATTTCTTTACTCAATTTCTAAATATACCCGAAGAAATTGCAGAAGAAGATGCGTGTAAAATGATAAATATCTTTAACAGTATAACTATCGAAAAATTTAAAAACTTTATTGAAAGAATAAAAAAACAGAAGGTTCTTTTGAAATAG
- a CDS encoding FAD-binding and (Fe-S)-binding domain-containing protein, with the protein MKTLQKKYLPIIEKFKNRASLDKIERKLYSHDIASIPSLIKKIFKNPIADLVVQPENEEEIVFLVKWAKENNIPVVPRGKATSGYGGVIPIKRGIVIDFYRMKKIINIDPEKELVTCQPGITWEQLDKELLKHGLTLRLYPTSYPSSTVGGWFAQGGAGIGSYEYGYFGENVKAIKAILPDGTVKKIEEDELDLFYEAEGITGIITEITLKVKPYEKIEVNTFATPDIEKLKSFIEEIIKMDLKIWSLSFINPRMAELKNKAPLNENKKEEKILLPAAYILTIAYRKKDKEEVLNNLKSLANKYEIKILSEEIARHEWENRFKIMVIKRLGPSLVPSEFIIPLENLDKCLKEIENKINKPVVKEAVIIKTGKYGKPEVVVLGFIPSDERKFSYNFVFGLVLTILKIAEKYGGRPYSTGLYFSKKAKKILGEDKVKKLRKFKIEKDPKNLFNPGKVITDGFMSKILTLSEIFEPFIRPFGNYVTLRIGEKPDRDIRGIPADIAFFSYVCSQCGYCVEDCTQFYGRGWESQSPRGKWFFLREFMEGRENFNQKMVDSFLACTTCERCNLRCSANLPIEESWMELRGKLVDEEKKMTFPPFEMMAQALSKEGNIWAGYRKNRAEWFPQDLKEKYYKKEKAPYVYFAGCTASYVEQDIGIGTVRLLDSAGIDFTYLGDEENCCATPMLVAGKWDLFKETMKKNIKAVKDREAKFVITSCPACDMMWRKVYPEWAKKLGIEYDIKVKHYSEVITEKIKKGEFKFENSKDKKIKVTFHDSCHIGRASGIYEEPRELIKANPNVEFVEMKHNRENSLCCGSVLTLIKEPDVAAETGEIRLKEAIEVGAQKVLALCPCCEFQLRVTKEKKNLPLEIVDLARFTAESLGYELPDPNPEVKRGWAVFEKMIKLMTPEGFATLMEEMFPDIINAMPLGMGKIMKFMGKIPLSLYAMKPMFPILFPILMPVIMPKVMPRMLELVKEKIDMPDYMEEQMPELMPKIVDNLMPHMLKDVIPLVSDPLIEYLKN; encoded by the coding sequence ATGAAAACCTTACAAAAAAAATATTTACCAATAATAGAAAAATTTAAAAATAGGGCTTCCCTTGATAAAATTGAAAGGAAGCTTTATTCCCATGATATTGCTTCTATACCATCACTTATTAAAAAAATATTCAAAAATCCAATTGCTGACCTTGTGGTTCAACCTGAAAATGAAGAAGAAATAGTCTTCCTTGTAAAATGGGCTAAGGAAAATAATATTCCAGTTGTTCCAAGAGGAAAAGCAACCTCAGGGTATGGAGGAGTAATTCCAATCAAAAGAGGAATTGTAATTGATTTTTACAGAATGAAAAAAATTATTAATATAGACCCAGAAAAGGAACTTGTAACCTGCCAGCCAGGAATTACCTGGGAACAGCTTGATAAAGAACTTTTAAAACATGGATTAACCTTAAGACTTTATCCAACAAGTTACCCTTCTTCAACAGTTGGTGGATGGTTTGCTCAAGGAGGTGCTGGAATTGGTAGTTATGAATACGGATATTTTGGAGAAAATGTTAAAGCCATTAAAGCAATATTACCAGACGGAACCGTCAAAAAAATTGAAGAGGATGAACTTGATTTATTCTATGAAGCAGAAGGAATAACTGGAATAATAACTGAGATTACTTTAAAAGTAAAACCTTACGAAAAAATTGAAGTAAATACCTTTGCAACACCTGATATAGAAAAACTTAAAAGCTTTATTGAAGAAATTATAAAAATGGATTTAAAAATCTGGTCATTAAGTTTTATAAATCCAAGGATGGCTGAACTTAAAAATAAAGCACCTTTAAATGAAAATAAAAAGGAAGAAAAAATTCTCTTACCTGCTGCATATATTCTTACAATAGCCTACAGAAAAAAGGACAAAGAAGAAGTTCTAAATAATCTTAAAAGTTTAGCAAACAAGTATGAAATAAAAATTTTAAGTGAAGAAATAGCAAGGCATGAATGGGAAAATAGATTTAAAATAATGGTTATCAAAAGGCTGGGACCATCCCTTGTGCCCTCTGAATTTATAATACCTCTTGAAAATTTAGATAAATGTCTAAAAGAAATAGAAAATAAAATTAATAAACCAGTTGTAAAAGAAGCTGTAATTATTAAAACTGGAAAATACGGAAAACCTGAAGTGGTTGTGCTTGGCTTTATTCCAAGTGATGAAAGAAAATTCAGTTATAACTTTGTTTTCGGACTTGTTTTAACAATTTTAAAAATTGCAGAAAAATATGGAGGGAGACCCTATTCAACAGGACTTTATTTCTCAAAAAAGGCTAAAAAAATTTTAGGTGAAGATAAAGTTAAGAAACTCAGAAAATTTAAAATTGAAAAAGATCCTAAAAATCTCTTCAATCCAGGAAAAGTAATAACTGATGGATTTATGAGCAAAATTTTAACACTTTCCGAAATATTTGAACCCTTTATAAGACCTTTTGGAAATTATGTAACTTTAAGAATTGGGGAAAAACCTGACAGAGACATAAGGGGAATACCAGCTGATATTGCTTTTTTCTCATATGTGTGTTCTCAATGCGGATACTGTGTTGAAGACTGCACACAATTTTATGGAAGAGGATGGGAAAGCCAGAGTCCAAGGGGAAAATGGTTCTTTTTAAGAGAATTTATGGAAGGCAGAGAAAATTTTAACCAAAAAATGGTTGACTCCTTTCTTGCCTGCACTACCTGTGAGAGATGTAATTTAAGATGTTCAGCTAATCTTCCAATTGAAGAATCCTGGATGGAATTAAGGGGAAAACTTGTAGATGAAGAAAAGAAAATGACTTTTCCTCCCTTTGAAATGATGGCTCAAGCTCTATCAAAAGAAGGAAATATATGGGCTGGTTATAGAAAAAATAGAGCAGAATGGTTCCCTCAAGATCTCAAAGAAAAGTATTACAAAAAGGAAAAAGCACCTTATGTTTATTTTGCAGGTTGCACTGCAAGTTATGTGGAACAGGACATAGGAATAGGAACTGTAAGGCTTCTTGATTCAGCTGGAATTGACTTTACATATTTGGGAGACGAAGAGAATTGCTGTGCAACACCAATGCTTGTAGCTGGTAAATGGGATCTTTTTAAAGAAACAATGAAAAAAAATATTAAAGCTGTAAAAGATAGAGAGGCAAAATTTGTCATAACCTCTTGCCCCGCCTGTGATATGATGTGGAGAAAAGTTTATCCAGAATGGGCTAAAAAACTCGGAATTGAATACGACATCAAAGTAAAACATTATAGTGAAGTAATAACTGAAAAAATTAAAAAAGGGGAGTTTAAATTTGAAAACTCTAAAGATAAAAAAATTAAAGTGACTTTCCATGATTCCTGTCATATAGGAAGAGCATCAGGAATTTATGAAGAACCAAGAGAGTTAATAAAGGCAAATCCAAATGTGGAATTTGTTGAGATGAAACATAATAGGGAAAACTCCCTTTGCTGCGGTTCAGTTCTCACTCTTATAAAAGAACCAGATGTTGCAGCAGAAACTGGTGAAATAAGATTAAAAGAAGCAATTGAAGTAGGTGCACAAAAAGTTCTTGCCCTTTGTCCTTGCTGTGAATTTCAGTTAAGAGTAACTAAAGAGAAAAAAAATTTACCTCTTGAAATTGTTGACCTTGCAAGATTTACAGCTGAAAGTCTTGGTTATGAATTACCTGATCCCAATCCAGAAGTTAAAAGAGGATGGGCAGTTTTTGAAAAGATGATAAAACTAATGACACCAGAGGGTTTTGCTACTTTAATGGAAGAAATGTTTCCTGATATCATAAATGCTATGCCCTTAGGAATGGGAAAGATAATGAAATTTATGGGAAAAATTCCACTTTCTCTTTATGCTATGAAACCTATGTTTCCTATTCTCTTTCCTATTCTTATGCCAGTTATTATGCCTAAGGTTATGCCAAGAATGCTTGAACTTGTTAAAGAAAAAATAGATATGCCAGATTACATGGAAGAACAGATGCCCGAGCTTATGCCTAAAATTGTAGATAATTTAATGCCCCATATGCTAAAAGATGTTATACCACTTGTTTCTGATCCACTTATTGAATATTTAAAGAATTAA